One window of Athalia rosae chromosome 4, iyAthRosa1.1, whole genome shotgun sequence genomic DNA carries:
- the LOC105688752 gene encoding facilitated trehalose transporter Tret1-2 homolog isoform X1 codes for MDEGENAVHEYVEKHEAQIPLNSGHPQILGPIDQNGNEKFPPGNKQNFENKTVTWKQQGSNSRGVFAQCLVTGAVLILTVGCGMPIGFSAILLPQLAETNGTMHADEELGSWIASVHSLATPFGALLSGPLMDAIGRRGSLQLSVIPLAVGWIIMGLAPSIAGIIAGRLVSGVGVGIVIVPSQVLLGEIADPKLRGALVGTPFAAYSAGILLVYALGAKFIWKTVAFYALVPLVLGIVALSLCPESPVWLVRRRRTEAAKKALAWFRGSDMKQVEAEMALLESRARVDIARISTTVTLREQVSSALSNIKNPGVLKPLAIINIFNVLQVLAGTYLIVFYAVEFISGIGSEGVDHYLIAVITAVVRFVFCLISSILLLHTGRRALGIISGLGTALTSLVTAGYMLARKGELSTDMDLYVMGTCIILYVCANTVGLMCLPGIMVGELLPLRARGIGGGCTFFLFHLTLFGVTKVYPEVKGAVGLTGIFTIFGASALLEAVFVYVALPETKSRTLEEIEDYFQEGNMLWVTRQREPKINPANAASTHKSSP; via the exons ATGGATGAGGGTGAAAACGCTGTTCATGAGTACGTTGAAAA ACACGAAGCTCAAATCCCTCTGAATTCGGGTCATCCACAAATTCTAGGACCGATCGACCAGAatgggaacgaaaaatttccgccaggcaacaaacaaaatttcgagaaCAAAACAGTGACATGGAAACAGCAAGGGTCCAATTCCAGAGGGGTCTTTGCGCAG TGCCTTGTGACGGGAGCAGTTTTAATACTGACGGTGGGATGCGGTATGCCGATAGGATTCAGCGCGATACTTCTTCCGCAATTGGCGGAAACGAATGGAACGATGCACGCGGACGAGGAACTCGGATCATGGATCG caTCGGTACACAGTCTAGCGACACCGTTCGGTGCCTTACTTTCCGGTCCTTTAATGGACGCGATTGGGAGGCGAGGATCGCTCCAACTGTCCGTAATTCCGTTGGCGGTAGGATGGATCATTATGGGCTTGGCACCAAGTATAGCTGGGATAATAGCCGGCAGACTGGTATCGGGAGTCGGCGTTGGTATCGTCATCGTACCTTCTCAG GTCCTGCTAGGTGAAATAGCAGATCCCAAGCTACGGGGCGCCCTTGTTGGTACCCCTTTCGCCGCCTACAGTGCCGGAATTCTGTTGGTGTACGCCTTGGGGGCAAAATTCATATGGAAAACGGTGGCGTTTTACGCTCTCGTACCCCTTGTACTCGGCATCGTCGCTCTCAGCCTCTGTCCCGAGAGCCCGGTTTGGTTGGTGAGGCGACGAAGAACCGAAGCTGCTAAAAAAGCCCTCGCATGGTTCCGCGGTTCCGACATGAAGCAG GTGGAAGCGGAAATGGCTCTTTTGGAATCTAGAGCGCGAGTAGACATCGCCCGTATATCGACTACCGTCACACTGCGAGAGCAGGTTTCTTCGGCTCTCTCGAATATCAAGAACCCGGGAGTTCTGAAACCCTTAGCTATAATAAACATATTCAATGTTCTGCAAGTATTAGCCGGTACCTACTTGATCGTGTTTTACGCGGTGGAGTTCATCAGCGGAATCG GGAGTGAAGGGGTCGACCACTATCTCATAGCCGTGATAACAGCGGTGGTTAGATTCGTCTTTTGTCTGATAAGTAGTATCCTGTTGCTCCACACGGGGAGAAGAGCCTTGGGAATTATTTCCGGCCTCGGAACGGCTTTGACTTCTCTTGTCACGGCTGGATACATGCTGGCGAGAAAAGGAGAGCTCTCGACTGACATGGAT CTCTACGTTATGGGGACCTGTATAATACTGTACGTATGCGCCAACACGGTGGGTCTCATGTGTCTCCCGGGAATCATGGTGGGTGAGCTTTTGCCTCTACGAGCCCGAGGTATAGGAGGCGGGTGCACGTTCTTCTTATTTCACTTGACTTTGTTTGGAGTGACAAAGGTGTACCCGGAG GTGAAGGGTGCGGTGGGACTGACGGGAATTTTCACGATATTCGGTGCGTCGGCACTTCTGGAAGCGGTTTTCGTCTACGTAGCTCTGCCGGAGACAAAGAGTCGCACTCTCGAAGAAATCGAAGACTATTTCCAg GAGGGAAACATGCTGTGGGTTACGAGACAGAGAGAGCCAAAAATAAACCCCGCGAATGCCGCTTCAACGCATAAAAGTTCTCCGTAA
- the LOC105688738 gene encoding UDP-GlcNAc:betaGal beta-1,3-N-acetylglucosaminyltransferase-like protein 1, which produces METMSLSVILPIRNGEPWIDTCLESIEKQTALKTMKLEISVCDDSSNDKTLKILNSWRGKLKSLSISLRIHRNEGPDPRGVGYAKNRAVENSTGEFLCFQDVDDIMLPCRIQAQYEVAKDEKNAIVGGKFKRSPENATPRFTNWANAISGDKLEEQIYTSHGPTIIMPTWFCHKSVFQKVGGFSEAGNGCPEDLVFFYSHLDLGGRILKVDFPVLIYAYHPRATTFSISENTIWDLRIARLQDRVLPLWSKLTIWNAGKQGRKLFRSLSQENKNKVVAFCDVDRRKIGQNYVSYEPTLKKTERPIPIIHFTEACPPFIICVKLDMTNGEFEGNLQSLALTEGRDFVHFH; this is translated from the exons ATGGAAACAATGAGTCTG TCCGTAATACTGCCGATTCGAAATGGAGAGCCTTGGATTGATACCTGCCTCGAGTCTATAGAAAAACAGACCGCCCTGAAGACTATGAAACTCGAGATTTCAGTCTGCGATGATTCGAGTAACGATAAAACCTTGAAAATATTAAACTCCTGGCGAGGAAAACTCAAGTCGTTATCTATCTCTCTGAGGATCCACAGAAATGAAGGACCCGATCCAAGAGGGG TCGGCTACGCAAAAAATCGAGCCGTCGAAAATTCTACTGGGGAATTCTTGTGCTTTCAGGATGTG GATGACATTATGCTGCCCTGCCGAATACAAGCGCAGTACGAAGTtgcgaaagatgaaaaaaatgcg ATAGTAGGAGGAAAGTTCAAAAGATCGCCTGAGAACGCTACTCCGAGATTCACAAACTGGGCGAACGCAATTTCTGGCGACAAACTCGAGGAACAAATTTACACCTCTCACGGGCCGACGATCATCATGCCGACCTGGTTTTGTCACAAATCCGTCTTTCAGAA AGTCGGTGGTTTTTCGGAAGCTGGTAACGGTTGCCCGGAGGActtggtatttttttattcgcaccTGGACCTCGGCGGACGAATTCTGAAAGTTGATTTCCCCGTTTTGATCTACGCTTACCATCCTCGAGCGACGACGTTCTCCATTTCTGA GAATACCATTTGGGATTTGAGAATCGCACGTCTGCAAGATCGAGTTCTTCCGCTGTGGAGTAAACTGACGATATGGAACGCCGGGAAACAGGGGAGAAAGCTCTTCAGAAGTCTCAGCCAAGAGAATAAA AACAAAGTCGTCGCTTTTTGCGACGtagatcgacgaaaaatcggACAGAATTACGTGTCGTACGAgccgacgttgaaaaaaaccgaGCGACCCATCCCCATTATTCATTTCACGGAAGCTTGTCCCCCGTTCATAATTTGCGTTAAACTG GATATGACGAACGGAGAGTTCGAAGGGAATTTACAATCATTGGCTCTGACGGAAGGCAGGGATTTCGTCCACTTTCATTGA
- the LOC105688752 gene encoding facilitated trehalose transporter Tret1-2 homolog isoform X2 — MEKSLGHEAQIPLNSGHPQILGPIDQNGNEKFPPGNKQNFENKTVTWKQQGSNSRGVFAQCLVTGAVLILTVGCGMPIGFSAILLPQLAETNGTMHADEELGSWIASVHSLATPFGALLSGPLMDAIGRRGSLQLSVIPLAVGWIIMGLAPSIAGIIAGRLVSGVGVGIVIVPSQVLLGEIADPKLRGALVGTPFAAYSAGILLVYALGAKFIWKTVAFYALVPLVLGIVALSLCPESPVWLVRRRRTEAAKKALAWFRGSDMKQVEAEMALLESRARVDIARISTTVTLREQVSSALSNIKNPGVLKPLAIINIFNVLQVLAGTYLIVFYAVEFISGIGSEGVDHYLIAVITAVVRFVFCLISSILLLHTGRRALGIISGLGTALTSLVTAGYMLARKGELSTDMDLYVMGTCIILYVCANTVGLMCLPGIMVGELLPLRARGIGGGCTFFLFHLTLFGVTKVYPEVKGAVGLTGIFTIFGASALLEAVFVYVALPETKSRTLEEIEDYFQEGNMLWVTRQREPKINPANAASTHKSSP; from the exons atggaaaaaagccTGGG ACACGAAGCTCAAATCCCTCTGAATTCGGGTCATCCACAAATTCTAGGACCGATCGACCAGAatgggaacgaaaaatttccgccaggcaacaaacaaaatttcgagaaCAAAACAGTGACATGGAAACAGCAAGGGTCCAATTCCAGAGGGGTCTTTGCGCAG TGCCTTGTGACGGGAGCAGTTTTAATACTGACGGTGGGATGCGGTATGCCGATAGGATTCAGCGCGATACTTCTTCCGCAATTGGCGGAAACGAATGGAACGATGCACGCGGACGAGGAACTCGGATCATGGATCG caTCGGTACACAGTCTAGCGACACCGTTCGGTGCCTTACTTTCCGGTCCTTTAATGGACGCGATTGGGAGGCGAGGATCGCTCCAACTGTCCGTAATTCCGTTGGCGGTAGGATGGATCATTATGGGCTTGGCACCAAGTATAGCTGGGATAATAGCCGGCAGACTGGTATCGGGAGTCGGCGTTGGTATCGTCATCGTACCTTCTCAG GTCCTGCTAGGTGAAATAGCAGATCCCAAGCTACGGGGCGCCCTTGTTGGTACCCCTTTCGCCGCCTACAGTGCCGGAATTCTGTTGGTGTACGCCTTGGGGGCAAAATTCATATGGAAAACGGTGGCGTTTTACGCTCTCGTACCCCTTGTACTCGGCATCGTCGCTCTCAGCCTCTGTCCCGAGAGCCCGGTTTGGTTGGTGAGGCGACGAAGAACCGAAGCTGCTAAAAAAGCCCTCGCATGGTTCCGCGGTTCCGACATGAAGCAG GTGGAAGCGGAAATGGCTCTTTTGGAATCTAGAGCGCGAGTAGACATCGCCCGTATATCGACTACCGTCACACTGCGAGAGCAGGTTTCTTCGGCTCTCTCGAATATCAAGAACCCGGGAGTTCTGAAACCCTTAGCTATAATAAACATATTCAATGTTCTGCAAGTATTAGCCGGTACCTACTTGATCGTGTTTTACGCGGTGGAGTTCATCAGCGGAATCG GGAGTGAAGGGGTCGACCACTATCTCATAGCCGTGATAACAGCGGTGGTTAGATTCGTCTTTTGTCTGATAAGTAGTATCCTGTTGCTCCACACGGGGAGAAGAGCCTTGGGAATTATTTCCGGCCTCGGAACGGCTTTGACTTCTCTTGTCACGGCTGGATACATGCTGGCGAGAAAAGGAGAGCTCTCGACTGACATGGAT CTCTACGTTATGGGGACCTGTATAATACTGTACGTATGCGCCAACACGGTGGGTCTCATGTGTCTCCCGGGAATCATGGTGGGTGAGCTTTTGCCTCTACGAGCCCGAGGTATAGGAGGCGGGTGCACGTTCTTCTTATTTCACTTGACTTTGTTTGGAGTGACAAAGGTGTACCCGGAG GTGAAGGGTGCGGTGGGACTGACGGGAATTTTCACGATATTCGGTGCGTCGGCACTTCTGGAAGCGGTTTTCGTCTACGTAGCTCTGCCGGAGACAAAGAGTCGCACTCTCGAAGAAATCGAAGACTATTTCCAg GAGGGAAACATGCTGTGGGTTACGAGACAGAGAGAGCCAAAAATAAACCCCGCGAATGCCGCTTCAACGCATAAAAGTTCTCCGTAA